One window of the Salvelinus fontinalis isolate EN_2023a chromosome 2, ASM2944872v1, whole genome shotgun sequence genome contains the following:
- the LOC129813209 gene encoding autism susceptibility gene 2 protein homolog isoform X7, whose amino-acid sequence MIKSSWFYVKFKYNEKMKPGQNTCKDNDSESLSGRSKPSVGSSSRDRLSDCDSESDQEHKGSDASSEKFFSTAAVKVPDFSINAVSTNDSQERGGLGLSKVSGLERSQEKSLESCREALVPPPAPSAPKQPLPPQPRAAARPLPLCLPTSQAQPSPPSSRLAQVPVHQPPRSEASLRPQIPEVLPLAQGQEPSQPPQPRPQHQPEPLPHPRPPPTASLHPHPPSPALPAHHPSQSQVGLHRPPSRCGPHSRPLSAYSNSLSFNGLSSSRSSTPGGTKPHGPAGPSPHPPHHPPPGSVAAAAATAFPLPIPANQIAPHGFPPALQSSPHPHHPNMFAPPAVLPPPPPLTSSILPVPGGHPAAGTPYSEQDLLRQELNNRFLASQSADRGASLGPPPYLRTEHHQHQHQHQHQHTHQHTHQHTFTPFSHAIMPTPAPPMVRTPARNFEKFPTKVDPFYRHSLFHSYPPGVSGIPPVIPPNGPFGSLQGAFQPKTSNPLDVASRPGAVPHTLLQKDPRLTDPFRPILRKPGKWCAMHVHMAWQIYHHQQKVKQQMQVDPHKLDFGLKPEFLSRPPGPSLFGAMHHPHDLARPATLFSAAGSTHPSAGPFGHPSHHPGNFLTPAPHLEPFSRPPSFGGLASLSTAAFGGLGNPALKSLTAPNSVFGHKDSPNAQQHFSNNHEPWNRLHRTPPSFPTPPPWLKPGDSERSASVSSHERDRDSDKRDTSSVNKDDKEREAMEKRHQTHPSPVPISLLGHSRPPEPPRNHLPPSEPTRDKDKPKDRDREHPDSWKDNGTDEHKLKENHHSDKDTTPIIHDGRVTEDKANGRGTTSPYIRQTSLDRPNGGLGRGEREALMEKKGELPSPYEHHKKNNNEVKVKEERKEEQDSPTDRDRPPSHPHLQPHPHQVPPTPSFHTHPASSMAMPMGMAGVHPMNSISGLERTRMVAPFMGISPIPGAERFPYPAFHWDPMRDPYRGLDIHRRDPLTRELLLRNDPLHRLAGQRLYEAERSFRDRESHDFNRDHHHPLALEQRREQEARAHLEERERLHMLREDYEHGRLHVAMHHPALEGHLPHPHPGLMAPGLPSMHYSRVSPSAAAAAYAAHAAAAAAHQNGILNKTPPTASLSAPPPLIPTLGARPGSPRRTMPLTTDIRDRPSAHNHKDIEAR is encoded by the exons TTCCAGATTTCAGCATCAATGCAGTCTCCACCAATGACAGCCAGGAGCGTGGCGGCCTGGGCCTCTCCAAGGTGTCAGGCCTAGAGCGCAGCCAGGAGAAGAGCCTGGAAAGCTGCAGGGAAGCCCTCGTGCCTCCCCCCGCGCCCAGTGCTCCCAAGCAGCCCCTACCCCCGCAACCCCGTGCGGCTGCCCGCCCCCTGCCTCTGTGCCTACCCACCTCCCAGGCCCAGCCATCTCCCCCCAGCTCCCGTCTGGCCCAGGTACCTGTTCACCAGCCCCCACGCTCAGAGGCTTCCCTCAGGCCTCAGATCCCCGAAGTCCTGCCTCTCGCTCAGGGTCAAGAGCCCTCGCAGCCCCCCCAACCCCGGCCCCAGCACCAGCCTGAGCCCCTGCCCCACCCACGGCCTCCGCCCACTGCCAGCCTGCACCCACACCCCCCGTCTCCCGCCCTACCGGCCCACCaccccagccagagccaggtcGGGCTTCATCGCCCTCCCTCACGCTGTGGGCCACACTCTCGCCCCCTGTCTGCCTACAGCAATAGCCTTAGCTTCAACGGCCTCAG CAGCAGTCGGAGCAGTACCCCGGGCGGTACCAAGCCCCACGGCCCTGCAGGCCCGTCCCCACACCCACCCCATCACCCGCCACCCGGCTCAGTCGCTGCAGCAGCAGCCACCGCCTTCCCCCTGCCCATCCCAGCCAATCAGATTGCTCCCCACGGCTTCCCCCCCGCCCTGCAGTCCTCGCCACACCCCCATCACCCCAATATGTTTGCGCCTCCAGCAGTCTTGCCCCCACCTCCGCCACTGACGTCTAGCATCCTGCCAGTCCCCGGAGGACACCCCGCCGCTGGGACACCCTACTCAG aacAAGACCTGCTGCGCCAGGAGCTCAACAACCGTTTCCTCGCCTCGCAGAGCGCCGACCGCGGGGCCTCCCTGGGCCCGCCCCCCTACCTGCGCACCGAGCACCACCAAcaccagcaccagcaccagcACCAACACACGCACCAGCACACCCACCAGCACACCTTCACTCCCTTCTCCCACGCCATCATGCCAACCCCTGCACCCCCCATGGTGCGTACCCCAGCCAGAAAT TTTGAAAAATTCCCAACAAAAGTTGACCCCTTCTACAGACACAGC CTGTTCCACTCCTACCCCCCGGGCGTGTCCGGCATTCCTCCAGTGATCCCTCCGAACGGGCCATTCGGCTCGCTGCAGGGGGCCTTCCAGCCCAAG acttctaacccactggatgTGGCCTCAAGACCTGGAGCAGtcccacacacactcttacagAAGGACCCCAGG CTAACGGATCCATTTCGGCCCATTCTCAGG AAACCGGGGAAGTGGTGTGCCATGCATGTCCATATGGCCTGGCAGATCTACCACCACCAGCAGAAAGTCAAG CAGCAGATGCAGGTCGACCCACACAAGCTGGACTTCGGGCTCAAGCCGGAGTTCCTGAGTCGACCCCCCGGCCCCAGCCTCTTTGGCGCGATGCACCACCCCCACGACTTAGCGCGTCCCGCCACGCTCTTCTCAGCAGCAG GTTCTACACACCCGTCAGCCGGCCCGTTCGGCCACCCGTCCCACCACCCTGGCAACTTCCTCACCCCTGCACCTCACTTAG agcCATTCAGTAGGCCTCCCTCATTTGGAGGACTCGCCTCTCTCAGCACAGCAGCCTTTGGTGGGCTTGGAAACCCAGCACTAA AATCCCTAACAGCGCCTAACTCTGTGTTTGGCCATAAAGACAGCCCCAATGCACAGCAGCACTTCAGCAACAATCACGAGCCGTGGAACCGGCTGCACCGCACGCCGCCCTCCTTCCCCACCCCTCCACCATGGCTCAAACCTGGCGACTCGGAGAGGAGCGCCTCAGTCAGCTCCCACGAGAGAGACCGAGACTCAGATAAGCGAGACACTTCCTCTGTCAACAAAGATGACAAGGAGAG GGAAGCCATGGAGAAGCGTCACCAGACCCATCCGTCCCCAGTCCCCATCAGCCTGTTGGGTCACAGCCGTCCCCCGGAGCCCCCAAGGAACCACCTGCCCCCCAGCGAACCCACCAGGGATAAGGACAAGCCCAAAGACCGAGACAGGGAGCACCCCGACTCCTGGAAGGACAACGGCACAGACGAGCACAAGCTCAAAGAAAATCACCACAGCGACAAGGACACAACGCCAATCATCCACGACGGGCGGGTGACTGAGGACAAGGCCAATGGCAGAGGGACGACCTCACCCTACATCCGCCAGACCAGCCTGGACCGGCCCAACGGGGGcttggggaggggggagagggaggccctGATGGAGAAGAAGGGAGAGCTGCCCTCTCCCTACGAGCACCACAAGAAGAACAACAACGAGGTGAAGGttaaggaggagaggaaagaggagcagGACAGCCCTACGGACAGGGACAGGCCCCCCTCTCACCCTCACCTCCAACCACATCCGCACCAGGTGCCCCCCACGCCCAGCTTCCACACCCACCCCGCCTCCTCCATGGCGATGCCCATGGGCATGGCGGGCGTCCACCCCATGAACAGCATCAGCGGCCTGGAGAGGACTCGAATGGTGGCCCCCTTCATGGGCATTAGCCCCATCCCAGGGGCAGAGAGGTTCCCCTACCCAGCCTTCCACTGGGACCCCATGAGGGACCCGTACAGGGGCCTTGACATCCACAGACGGGACCCTCTGACCAGGGAACTGCTGCTGAGGAACGATCCCCTGCACCGGCTGGCCGGGCAGCGTCTCTACGAAGCAGAACGCTCCTTCAGGGACCGAGAGTCTCATGACTTTAACCGTGACCACCACCACCCTCTAGCCCTGGAGCAGCGCCGGGAGCAGGAGGCCCGGGCCCACCTGGAGGAGCGCGAGCGCCTTCACATGCTCAGAGAGGACTACGAGCACGGCCGCCTGCACGTCGCCATGCACCACCCGGCCCTGGAAGGCCACCTGCCACACCCCCACCCCGGCCTCATGGCCCCCGGATTACCCAGCATGCACTACTCCAGGGTCAGCCCCTCGGCCGCCGCTGCAGCGTATGCCGCCCACGCTGCCGCAGCTGCAGCCCACCAGAATGGTATCCTGAACAAAACACCGCCAACGGCTTCCCTGAGCGCCCCACCCCCCCTTATCCCCACGCTGGGTGCCAGGCCGGGCTCCCCCAGACGGACTATGCCCCTCACCACAGACATCAGAGACAGACCGTCAGCCCACAACCACAAAGACATAGAGGCACGGTGA